One genomic segment of Flagellimonas marinaquae includes these proteins:
- a CDS encoding DUF4365 domain-containing protein, with the protein MTRRNPTIKTERQGVRYVQGLVEDNHCIFHEFSLGNDQGNDCYIEFVKNGYATNYGIFVQIKSGNSYKDKSGYKIKSDQAHLNYWDKALTLTIGIVYDPDIGKAFWVDISSYLSKHPQVLHQHYHTIRIEKDYELNEQSFLKFMDYCIMFREYFSNYANYGRSLEQFANVSNPKLCYEGLKSLYSNHREKPSTWFYILSTFSMITAEGIRRNILELLSNYINPDIFWHRDNLHYLPPNDTVQYLRRLMTIEFRHDEVLLALPYMEDGITRGSFSYLVFLVLNMVGDIHMILRDLAFKPEITDERRNFCFWLYLQTAKFHSIEDTLHTANEFLENFPLAKDDEAIMGVKEAIEHGELWPVGQ; encoded by the coding sequence ATGACCAGAAGAAATCCAACTATAAAAACCGAAAGACAAGGTGTCAGATACGTTCAGGGGTTGGTAGAGGACAACCATTGTATTTTCCATGAATTTTCCCTAGGAAACGACCAGGGAAATGATTGTTATATTGAATTTGTCAAAAACGGATATGCCACCAACTACGGGATTTTTGTACAAATAAAGAGTGGCAATAGCTATAAGGATAAGTCGGGTTACAAAATCAAGTCTGACCAGGCCCATTTAAACTACTGGGACAAAGCTCTTACCCTTACAATTGGCATAGTCTATGACCCAGATATTGGGAAAGCCTTTTGGGTTGACATTAGTTCCTACCTATCGAAGCATCCACAAGTACTTCATCAACATTACCACACTATACGTATAGAAAAAGATTATGAGCTTAATGAGCAGTCCTTCCTGAAATTCATGGACTACTGCATCATGTTCAGGGAATATTTCTCCAACTATGCAAACTATGGAAGATCCTTGGAACAGTTTGCCAATGTATCAAATCCCAAGTTATGTTATGAAGGCCTAAAGTCTTTGTATTCCAACCATCGAGAGAAGCCCTCCACTTGGTTTTACATTCTATCAACATTTTCCATGATAACAGCAGAAGGTATAAGGCGGAACATCTTGGAACTACTGAGCAATTATATCAATCCTGATATTTTCTGGCATCGGGATAATTTACATTACCTACCGCCAAACGACACGGTGCAATATCTGCGTCGTTTAATGACCATAGAATTTAGGCACGATGAAGTCTTATTGGCCCTACCCTATATGGAGGATGGAATTACCAGAGGGAGTTTCAGTTACCTAGTTTTTCTAGTGCTGAACATGGTTGGGGACATTCACATGATCTTGAGAGATTTAGCATTCAAACCGGAAATTACCGACGAGAGGCGCAATTTCTGTTTTTGGCTTTACCTACAGACCGCAAAATTCCATTCTATTGAAGACACCTTGCATACAGCCAATGAGTTCTTAGAAAATTTCCCTCTGGCCAAGGATGATGAGGCCATTATGGGTGTAAAAGAAGCCATTGAACATGGCGAGCTTTGGCCCGTTGGACAGTGA
- the merTP gene encoding mercuric transport protein MerTP, translated as MNKKNNRLVGAGVLSAVAASLCCITPVLALISGASGVASTFSWMEPARPYLIGITVLVLGFAWYQKLKPRTAEEIQCDCEEDEKKPFMQTKTFLGIVTVFAALMLAFPNYAHIFYPSNDNKEVVIVNASDIQTVTFDVKGMTCNGCASHVENDVNKLPGIVKVDAIYEEAIAKVEFDQTKVSIAQIEEAINGTGYKVVGKK; from the coding sequence ATGAACAAGAAAAACAACAGACTTGTCGGAGCGGGTGTGCTTTCGGCAGTAGCAGCATCACTTTGCTGCATTACACCTGTATTGGCTCTTATTTCAGGAGCTTCAGGAGTGGCATCTACCTTTTCATGGATGGAACCAGCAAGACCTTATCTAATCGGTATCACCGTTTTGGTATTGGGCTTTGCTTGGTATCAGAAACTCAAACCACGAACAGCCGAAGAAATCCAATGTGATTGCGAAGAAGACGAAAAAAAACCCTTTATGCAGACCAAAACATTCTTGGGAATTGTAACCGTGTTTGCAGCCTTGATGCTCGCTTTTCCAAACTATGCACACATTTTCTATCCTTCAAACGACAACAAGGAAGTTGTAATCGTCAATGCTTCTGACATCCAAACGGTAACTTTTGATGTAAAAGGAATGACTTGCAATGGTTGTGCTTCACACGTAGAAAATGATGTGAACAAATTGCCAGGCATTGTTAAGGTAGATGCGATTTATGAAGAAGCGATTGCCAAAGTAGAATTTGACCAAACCAAAGTGAGTATCGCTCAAATTGAAGAAGCCATCAACGGTACAGGTTACAAAGTGGTTGGCAAGAAATAG
- a CDS encoding heavy-metal-associated domain-containing protein, producing MKKNLILLSALFLIGIAQLNAQCCKPTDNKAQTANTTQQEGKTLQLKITGMTCAGCSNHISNALKEVDGIIEHKVEYPGDLATIQYDPKKTNPDAIIKVIEQTGYKAEIIKENQKEKSL from the coding sequence ATGAAAAAGAATTTAATTCTATTGAGTGCTTTGTTCCTAATTGGAATTGCTCAGCTCAATGCACAATGTTGCAAACCGACTGACAATAAAGCACAAACAGCAAATACAACACAGCAAGAAGGTAAGACCCTGCAACTGAAAATCACGGGAATGACTTGTGCAGGTTGTTCCAACCATATTTCAAATGCCCTCAAAGAAGTGGACGGCATTATTGAACACAAAGTGGAATATCCGGGCGATTTGGCAACCATCCAATACGACCCAAAGAAAACAAATCCTGACGCTATCATCAAGGTTATTGAGCAGACAGGCTATAAAGCCGAAATCATTAAGGAAAATCAAAAAGAGAAATCATTATGA
- a CDS encoding cation transporter — protein MNKTIFEITKMDCPSEENLIRMKLDGISSIANLDFDIPNRKLTVFHSGEIDQIEKSVIELNLGGKKISTEQTDQTEFKENENQKKLLWSVLAINFAFFIIEMTTGIISKSMGLVADSLDMLADSFVYGISLFAVGGTVIKKKRIAKLAGYFQIILAIIGFIEVLRRFFGNEKLPDFSTMIIVSIFALIANGICLYILQKSKSKEEAHMKASMIFTSNDVIINLGVIIAGILVHYLSSNKPDLIIGTIVFALVIQGAFRILKLSK, from the coding sequence GTGAATAAAACAATATTTGAAATTACCAAAATGGATTGTCCTTCAGAGGAAAATCTTATCCGAATGAAATTGGACGGAATTTCAAGCATTGCGAATTTGGACTTTGATATTCCGAATCGAAAATTGACCGTTTTTCACAGCGGAGAAATTGACCAAATCGAAAAGTCCGTTATCGAATTGAATTTAGGTGGAAAAAAAATCTCAACGGAACAAACCGACCAAACGGAATTTAAAGAAAACGAAAATCAGAAAAAACTACTTTGGTCTGTACTTGCCATAAATTTTGCTTTTTTCATTATTGAAATGACAACAGGAATTATCTCAAAATCTATGGGACTTGTTGCCGATAGTTTAGATATGCTTGCGGACAGTTTTGTGTACGGAATTAGTTTGTTTGCGGTTGGCGGAACAGTAATAAAGAAAAAACGGATTGCCAAACTTGCTGGATATTTTCAAATAATACTTGCGATTATTGGATTTATAGAAGTCTTGAGAAGATTTTTCGGAAACGAGAAACTTCCCGATTTTTCAACAATGATTATAGTTTCGATTTTTGCACTTATTGCAAACGGAATTTGTCTTTATATTTTGCAAAAGTCAAAGAGCAAAGAAGAAGCACATATGAAAGCGAGTATGATTTTCACTTCGAATGACGTGATTATCAATTTGGGAGTAATTATTGCAGGAATTTTAGTGCATTACTTGAGTTCTAATAAACCTGATTTGATTATCGGAACAATTGTTTTTGCATTGGTAATTCAAGGAGCATTTCGGATTTTGAAATTAAGTAAGTGA
- a CDS encoding ArsR/SmtB family transcription factor: MENNQSCIRVFADKVQIDNCREILQTNDKAFSQLSGLLALAGNEVRLKILFLLEEENELCPCDLSDILGMSIPAVSQHLRKLKDGNVIEGRREGQTIFYSLKQEQLTLLRPFFKHIINNSKKETV, encoded by the coding sequence ATGGAAAACAATCAATCGTGTATCCGTGTGTTTGCCGACAAGGTTCAAATAGACAATTGTAGAGAAATACTTCAAACCAACGACAAGGCATTCAGTCAACTGAGTGGACTTTTAGCATTGGCAGGAAACGAAGTAAGGTTAAAAATCTTATTTCTCTTAGAAGAAGAAAACGAACTTTGTCCTTGCGACCTTTCAGACATTCTCGGAATGAGCATCCCTGCCGTTTCGCAACACCTCAGAAAACTAAAAGACGGAAACGTCATTGAAGGTAGAAGAGAAGGACAAACCATTTTCTACTCTTTGAAACAGGAGCAACTTACTTTACTTCGTCCATTTTTTAAACACATCATAAACAATTCAAAAAAGGAAACAGTATGA
- a CDS encoding HYC_CC_PP family protein, whose protein sequence is MKEVFHKILSISMAFVVMFSTMSFTVDMHYCGDNLVDFSLFSKAEGCGMEKAQPVKSCENPKMTEKSCCSDEQIVKEGKDDLKISFDTLSFEQQTFIAAFTYSYINLFEGTESEEVPFEDYPRPFVKRDVQVLHQTFLI, encoded by the coding sequence ATGAAAGAGGTTTTCCATAAAATATTATCTATTTCGATGGCTTTTGTAGTGATGTTCTCTACAATGTCATTTACTGTGGATATGCATTATTGTGGGGACAATTTGGTCGATTTTAGTTTATTCTCAAAAGCTGAAGGTTGTGGAATGGAAAAAGCACAACCAGTTAAAAGTTGTGAGAATCCTAAAATGACTGAGAAATCTTGTTGTTCTGACGAGCAAATTGTAAAGGAAGGCAAAGACGACCTTAAAATATCTTTTGACACGCTTTCTTTTGAGCAGCAAACGTTCATCGCTGCTTTTACATACTCTTATATAAACCTATTTGAAGGAACCGAATCTGAAGAAGTTCCTTTTGAAGATTACCCGCGACCCTTTGTCAAACGGGATGTGCAAGTGCTGCACCAGACTTTCTTAATTTGA
- a CDS encoding SIR2 family protein has product MFAQEFKEHISKFSTSPFLFIGSGFSRRYLGLPTWELLLMEICDELGLTKPYNFYKSNADSKLPKVASIIGEDFNELWWSGEKFEESRKEFSSLAETKFSPLKFEVAKKIKAQKELLKDDLIDKELKLLKKINIDGAITTNWDELLENIFPEFNKFVGQEELIFSELYSIGEIYKIHGCSSKPNSLILTEEDYNNYEERNAYLAAKLLTIFIENPIIFIGYSLDDKNIQSILKSIIKCLTKEKIEKLKDRLIFCQWNPEPIKTSIIDSTLLISDTVIPIKLITTNDFVEIFTVLANNKRKLPIKILRQMKGMVYDFVKSNNSKSKIYVTDNLENIENIHNAEFVYGVGLKDRFSEVGIKGIELKDVLLDAIESRNWESDKISELCLPYLNAKYIPYFKHLRNAGYLNENNEIDEDNEIVEFSPEFIKKVNEVNPKSFYPSANYIRKTKEINDKYSSFTELKTSNNQLHILLYTPLLAYDKIDLEELLKYLQENKKLLENSTNGTHFRKLICLYDYLKYKK; this is encoded by the coding sequence ATGTTCGCACAAGAGTTTAAAGAACACATTTCAAAATTTTCAACATCACCCTTTCTATTTATTGGGTCTGGATTTTCAAGAAGATATTTAGGATTACCAACTTGGGAATTATTACTTATGGAAATTTGCGATGAATTGGGCTTAACTAAACCTTATAATTTCTATAAATCCAATGCTGATTCAAAATTACCAAAAGTTGCTTCTATTATTGGAGAAGACTTCAATGAATTGTGGTGGAGCGGAGAGAAATTTGAAGAAAGTCGTAAAGAATTTTCAAGTTTGGCAGAAACGAAATTTTCGCCTTTAAAATTTGAAGTAGCTAAAAAGATAAAAGCTCAAAAAGAATTATTAAAAGATGATTTAATTGACAAAGAGCTAAAACTTCTCAAGAAAATAAATATAGATGGAGCAATAACTACGAATTGGGACGAGTTGTTGGAAAATATTTTCCCTGAGTTTAACAAGTTCGTTGGACAAGAAGAATTGATATTTTCAGAACTATATTCAATTGGTGAAATATATAAAATACACGGTTGCTCTTCAAAGCCAAATTCATTGATTTTAACAGAGGAGGATTATAATAATTACGAAGAAAGAAATGCCTACCTCGCAGCAAAATTGTTAACTATTTTTATTGAAAACCCTATAATTTTTATAGGTTATAGTTTAGATGATAAAAATATTCAGTCTATTTTAAAATCTATAATAAAGTGTTTAACAAAAGAAAAAATTGAAAAGTTAAAAGACAGGCTTATTTTCTGTCAATGGAATCCGGAACCTATCAAAACAAGCATAATCGATAGCACATTACTAATTTCCGACACAGTTATTCCAATTAAATTAATTACGACAAATGATTTTGTAGAAATATTTACAGTCTTAGCTAATAACAAAAGAAAATTACCTATCAAAATTCTAAGACAAATGAAAGGAATGGTTTACGATTTTGTAAAATCTAACAATTCAAAATCAAAAATATACGTTACTGATAATTTAGAAAATATAGAGAATATTCATAACGCTGAATTTGTGTATGGCGTTGGTCTTAAAGACAGATTTTCAGAAGTTGGGATAAAAGGTATTGAGCTTAAAGATGTTCTTTTAGATGCTATCGAATCAAGAAATTGGGAATCTGACAAAATATCTGAATTGTGCTTACCTTATCTAAACGCTAAGTATATTCCATATTTTAAACATTTGAGAAATGCTGGTTATTTAAATGAAAACAATGAAATTGATGAAGACAATGAAATTGTCGAGTTTTCGCCAGAATTTATTAAAAAAGTTAATGAAGTTAACCCAAAAAGTTTTTATCCTTCGGCAAATTACATAAGAAAAACAAAAGAAATTAACGATAAATATTCATCTTTTACTGAGTTAAAAACTTCAAATAATCAATTGCATATTTTGTTATACACACCTCTATTAGCTTATGACAAAATAGATTTAGAAGAATTATTAAAATATTTACAAGAAAATAAAAAACTTCTTGAAAACAGTACAAATGGAACTCACTTTAGAAAATTAATTTGTTTGTACGATTACCTAAAATATAAAAAATAA
- the mobB gene encoding MobB family relaxase, whose amino-acid sequence MYLTISAQKMGSTYNSSVGNYVDYLEKENEDRLPEQREEFFDQENDSVSPQTVIEEIDANTAKLRQKDPKFYSIVVSPNQRELKAIGNDPNLLREYTRKLMEDYAKSFHRNQEVKAENLKYYAKIEHERTYRGFDKQVQENAPYRGEIARLRNEIRKVERGESIGNVKELEKRIKEQERLAPHKQNGQLVAAGVKKEGPQTHIHIIVSRKDVTNTYTLSPMAKHKASEVKLNGKTVKRGFNRDSFYQAAEKTFDRTTGFKRNYVESYVGRKAHAKEPGKFFAKVMGLPTKEKDMAFKLLKTMGVKAPSIPTNKVQMAAKIIKALGRGIDKARGAGEDMGY is encoded by the coding sequence ATGTACCTTACCATCTCAGCACAGAAAATGGGCAGTACCTACAACTCCAGTGTAGGGAACTATGTGGACTATCTGGAAAAGGAAAACGAGGACAGGTTGCCAGAACAGAGGGAAGAGTTCTTTGATCAAGAAAATGACAGCGTAAGCCCTCAAACGGTCATTGAGGAAATAGATGCCAATACGGCCAAGTTAAGACAGAAGGATCCAAAATTCTATTCCATAGTGGTCAGTCCCAACCAAAGGGAACTAAAGGCCATCGGCAATGACCCAAATCTGCTAAGGGAATATACAAGGAAGCTTATGGAGGACTATGCCAAGAGTTTTCATCGCAACCAAGAGGTCAAGGCCGAGAACCTTAAATATTATGCAAAGATAGAGCATGAACGCACCTATAGGGGCTTTGACAAACAGGTTCAGGAAAATGCCCCATACCGTGGTGAGATAGCACGGCTCAGGAACGAGATACGGAAAGTGGAACGGGGCGAATCCATCGGGAACGTCAAAGAGCTTGAAAAGAGAATCAAAGAGCAGGAAAGATTGGCCCCGCACAAACAGAACGGGCAGCTAGTAGCTGCAGGAGTGAAAAAAGAAGGACCACAGACCCATATCCATATCATTGTCAGCAGGAAAGACGTAACGAACACCTATACACTTTCCCCCATGGCCAAGCACAAGGCATCCGAGGTGAAACTGAACGGAAAAACAGTCAAGAGAGGGTTTAATCGGGACAGTTTTTATCAAGCAGCGGAGAAGACCTTTGATAGGACAACGGGCTTCAAACGGAACTATGTGGAATCCTATGTTGGGAGAAAGGCCCATGCTAAAGAACCGGGAAAGTTCTTTGCCAAGGTGATGGGGTTGCCCACCAAGGAAAAGGACATGGCCTTTAAACTGCTTAAGACAATGGGAGTCAAAGCACCCAGCATACCGACCAATAAAGTACAAATGGCGGCCAAGATCATCAAGGCTCTTGGTAGGGGTATTGATAAGGCCAGGGGAGCGGGTGAGGATATGGGATACTGA
- a CDS encoding LEPR-XLL domain-containing protein — protein MDALEQKILLSAVDALVLI, from the coding sequence ATCGATGCCCTTGAACAAAAAATACTTCTTTCCGCCGTTGATGCATTGGTTTTGATATGA
- a CDS encoding tyrosine-type recombinase/integrase yields MEVRSIIDATHNLKHKTLLSLIYSGGLRIGEAINLRIDDIDSRRMLIHIKGGKGKKDRYTLLSGSFLKILREYYKQFRPKDYLFEGQKELKYSASSAQSVLKKAVMSSGIRKKVTLHTLRHSFATHLLESGTDIRYIQELLGHNNPKTTMIYTHVTENSIKNINNPFDDL; encoded by the coding sequence GTGGAGGTAAGGTCCATCATCGATGCCACCCACAACCTAAAACATAAAACACTTTTATCCCTCATTTACTCTGGAGGGCTAAGAATAGGTGAAGCTATCAATCTCAGAATCGATGATATTGACAGCAGAAGAATGTTGATACACATAAAAGGCGGAAAAGGAAAAAAAGATAGATACACATTACTTTCCGGGAGTTTTCTTAAGATTCTTCGGGAGTATTATAAACAGTTCAGGCCGAAAGATTATCTGTTTGAAGGTCAAAAGGAATTAAAATATAGTGCCAGCAGTGCTCAAAGCGTTTTAAAAAAGGCTGTTATGAGTTCTGGAATACGGAAAAAGGTTACTCTTCACACGTTAAGGCACAGTTTTGCTACACATTTATTGGAAAGTGGAACCGATATCCGTTATATCCAAGAACTTTTGGGACACAATAATCCTAAGACCACCATGATCTACACCCATGTAACCGAGAATAGTATCAAAAACATCAACAACCCATTCGATGACCTGTAA
- the merA gene encoding mercury(II) reductase, whose protein sequence is MNKEIIKLDIIGMTCDHCATGIEKLLSKNEGVKEANVSYPKATCECSFDPTKTSKEEIINTINGTKNYRVKSEIPDNGNSGINQFDLIIIGGGSAAFSAAIKAESLGLSTLMVNGGLDFGGTCVNVGCVPSKNLIRAGESAYHATHSNFEGIKPKGVDIDFAQIIKDKKKLVATLQEKKYMDVVSDFENLTMLKGWAKFKDNKTILVDGKEYKAFKFLIAAGATTNIPTIEGLDKIDYLTNVSLFDLEEKPESLTIMGAGYIGLEIAMAYNRLGVKVRIIEFTDRVLRTQTPDISEALETQMRKEGIEILPNFRAVKFEKQANETIIHCKCPDGSFTQIIEKGKVVIATGTKANTSQLGLDNIGLELTKSGHIAVNEKMETNLPNIYAAGDVTNTPAFVYTAAFEGKIAVENAFSGTDNKADYSSLPWVVFTDPQIAGAGLDEAQAESKGIPFEVSKLELKDVPRAIAANDTRGFIKLIRNSETDKLIGARVVAPEGGELIQQLSMAIKYGIMVKDLADSFYPYLTLGEGIKLAAITFGKDVSKLSCCAS, encoded by the coding sequence ATGAACAAAGAAATAATAAAACTTGACATCATAGGAATGACCTGCGACCATTGTGCAACAGGCATTGAAAAATTACTTTCCAAAAATGAAGGTGTAAAAGAAGCTAATGTGAGCTATCCAAAAGCTACTTGCGAATGTTCTTTTGACCCTACCAAAACCAGCAAAGAAGAAATCATTAATACCATCAACGGCACAAAAAACTATCGTGTAAAAAGTGAAATCCCTGATAATGGAAACAGCGGAATTAATCAATTTGATTTAATCATTATCGGTGGCGGTTCGGCTGCATTTTCGGCAGCAATCAAAGCCGAAAGTTTAGGATTATCGACCTTAATGGTAAACGGTGGTTTGGACTTTGGCGGTACTTGTGTCAACGTGGGTTGTGTGCCTTCTAAAAATCTTATTCGTGCAGGCGAGTCGGCTTATCACGCTACACATTCCAACTTTGAAGGCATCAAGCCAAAAGGAGTTGATATTGATTTCGCTCAAATCATCAAAGACAAGAAAAAATTAGTAGCCACACTTCAAGAGAAAAAATATATGGATGTGGTAAGCGATTTTGAAAACCTGACTATGCTAAAAGGTTGGGCAAAATTCAAAGACAACAAAACCATTTTGGTTGATGGCAAGGAATACAAAGCCTTCAAATTTTTAATTGCTGCGGGAGCTACGACCAACATTCCGACTATTGAAGGATTGGACAAAATTGACTACTTGACCAACGTTTCCCTTTTCGACTTGGAAGAAAAACCCGAAAGCTTGACCATTATGGGAGCAGGTTACATAGGTTTGGAAATTGCAATGGCGTACAATCGTTTAGGCGTTAAAGTCCGAATCATTGAATTTACCGACCGTGTTCTACGGACACAAACCCCAGACATCAGTGAAGCATTGGAAACCCAAATGCGAAAAGAAGGCATTGAAATCTTACCTAATTTCAGAGCCGTGAAATTCGAGAAACAAGCGAATGAAACCATCATTCACTGTAAATGTCCTGACGGTTCATTTACGCAAATTATAGAAAAAGGTAAGGTAGTAATTGCCACAGGCACAAAAGCCAATACAAGCCAATTAGGGTTAGATAACATTGGTTTGGAACTCACCAAAAGCGGACATATCGCTGTGAATGAAAAAATGGAAACCAATCTACCTAACATTTACGCAGCAGGTGACGTAACCAACACCCCTGCATTTGTTTATACAGCCGCTTTTGAAGGTAAAATTGCCGTTGAAAATGCGTTCTCAGGAACAGATAATAAAGCCGATTATTCTTCTTTACCTTGGGTGGTGTTTACTGACCCACAAATTGCAGGGGCAGGTTTAGATGAAGCACAGGCAGAATCAAAAGGCATTCCGTTTGAAGTGTCAAAATTGGAATTGAAAGACGTACCGAGAGCCATAGCAGCCAACGACACAAGGGGTTTCATCAAACTCATTCGTAACTCGGAAACTGACAAACTTATAGGTGCAAGAGTAGTCGCACCCGAAGGTGGAGAACTCATACAACAATTAAGTATGGCAATCAAATACGGAATAATGGTGAAAGACTTAGCAGACAGTTTCTACCCTTATTTGACTTTGGGAGAAGGTATAAAATTAGCAGCAATAACTTTCGGAAAAGACGTATCAAAATTAAGTTGCTGTGCCAGTTAA
- a CDS encoding BfmA/BtgA family mobilization protein yields the protein MEKQSPNGRTKKGTGGYSNITVKKETATRFRSYSKKFNKSHSEVLDGMIQYFKENNLDPFGEGTKIILDSLKKLEAKMMKKFDRLIAIIKNMEKTSIRPTYEMVLILYEAYVKDGRKPKREPVKLQVERMDFLEPRNTVPKVEHDRILQEFKEYKKHCNEILNNVEKVEPMMGKPYLKINIGIGDYESLKHQLR from the coding sequence ATGGAAAAGCAATCTCCAAACGGCAGAACAAAGAAGGGAACAGGTGGTTATTCCAATATCACCGTAAAGAAAGAAACGGCCACACGTTTTCGCAGTTATTCCAAAAAGTTCAACAAATCGCATAGTGAGGTATTGGATGGAATGATACAATACTTCAAGGAGAACAACCTCGACCCTTTTGGAGAGGGAACAAAGATCATCCTTGACAGTCTCAAAAAATTGGAAGCGAAGATGATGAAAAAATTCGATAGGCTCATTGCCATTATCAAGAACATGGAAAAGACCAGTATCCGGCCCACCTATGAAATGGTTCTGATACTTTATGAGGCCTATGTAAAGGATGGGAGAAAACCTAAACGTGAACCCGTTAAGTTACAGGTGGAGCGAATGGATTTTCTGGAGCCTAGGAATACTGTTCCAAAAGTGGAGCACGATAGAATATTGCAAGAATTCAAAGAATATAAAAAGCATTGCAATGAAATCCTCAACAATGTGGAGAAGGTGGAGCCGATGATGGGAAAGCCATATCTGAAAATCAATATAGGCATTGGGGATTATGAAAGCTTGAAACATCAATTAAGATAA
- a CDS encoding site-specific integrase, giving the protein MNSSNSFSISFWLKKTAKKKDGRIPIYARIRFEGRYSDLSVHRSTFEERWCPILGKIDHRANEANSINRYLDDVHAKLLECHRQLIGEGAVINAKIIKLRYLGKDKVVRTLKDIIEFHRTHEMPKLAKGTIKNYSATETYLKRFVKKKFNSQDIRLSFIDYAFLVEFESFLRNCPPINKAQPLTNNGIMKHMERFKKLVGIAFKFRCIPQNPFNQYNMKFEDYDSDFLEEAEIQCLISTKIKDSGKAIVKDIFLFACYTGLSYIEVKLLKRSDIVTGIDGEEWINVKRKKTKTPVRIPLLYHAKAILDKYSNHPNVDNDHTLLPVYSNQKVNKYLKVIATKAQIDKHLTFHVARHTFATTITLMNNVPLETVSKLLGHTKLSTTQKYARVVEKKISKDMAQLKAVLEKSPEKEVVNGQKPGANLRIIR; this is encoded by the coding sequence ATGAATAGCTCTAATTCATTCAGTATCAGCTTTTGGCTAAAAAAAACGGCCAAAAAAAAAGATGGCCGGATTCCCATTTATGCCCGTATAAGATTTGAGGGCCGCTATTCCGACCTCAGTGTCCATAGATCAACTTTTGAAGAACGATGGTGTCCTATTTTGGGCAAAATCGATCATCGTGCCAATGAAGCGAACAGCATCAACCGATATCTAGACGATGTTCACGCCAAACTCTTGGAGTGCCATCGGCAGTTAATAGGGGAGGGAGCGGTGATCAACGCAAAGATCATCAAATTGCGCTACCTTGGAAAGGACAAGGTGGTCAGGACATTAAAGGATATCATCGAATTCCATCGCACCCATGAAATGCCAAAATTGGCAAAGGGCACGATCAAGAACTACTCGGCCACGGAAACCTACCTAAAACGGTTCGTAAAGAAAAAGTTCAACTCACAGGACATAAGATTGTCCTTTATAGATTATGCATTTTTGGTCGAATTCGAGAGCTTCCTTAGAAATTGCCCTCCGATTAACAAGGCCCAGCCATTGACCAATAATGGCATCATGAAGCACATGGAGCGGTTCAAGAAATTGGTGGGCATAGCCTTCAAGTTCAGGTGCATCCCCCAAAACCCCTTCAACCAGTACAACATGAAGTTCGAGGATTACGACAGTGATTTTTTGGAAGAGGCCGAAATACAATGCTTGATTTCCACTAAAATCAAGGATAGCGGCAAGGCCATTGTAAAGGATATATTTCTTTTTGCCTGTTATACAGGCCTAAGCTATATTGAGGTCAAGCTCTTAAAGAGAAGTGATATTGTAACAGGAATAGATGGAGAAGAGTGGATCAATGTCAAACGGAAAAAGACCAAGACACCTGTAAGGATTCCCCTGCTGTATCATGCCAAGGCCATATTGGACAAGTATTCCAATCATCCCAATGTCGATAATGACCATACGTTATTGCCTGTATATTCCAATCAAAAAGTAAACAAATACCTAAAGGTGATTGCCACCAAGGCACAAATCGATAAGCACCTGACCTTTCATGTGGCCAGGCACACTTTTGCGACCACTATTACCCTAATGAACAATGTTCCCTTGGAAACGGTATCCAAGCTATTGGGGCACACCAAACTATCGACCACCCAAAAATATGCAAGGGTGGTGGAGAAAAAGATCAGCAAGGATATGGCCCAGTTGAAAGCGGTTCTCGAAAAAAGTCCCGAAAAGGAAGTAGTGAATGGCCAGAAACCTGGGGCCAACCTGCGGATCATAAGATAA